One Silene latifolia isolate original U9 population chromosome 4, ASM4854445v1, whole genome shotgun sequence DNA segment encodes these proteins:
- the LOC141651399 gene encoding protein FAR1-RELATED SEQUENCE 5-like, whose translation MWVLLYKILKKFQGRLRNTSKNMIAQMLIENFMQKKAMSPSFYFDFDVDDQSRITKLFWADPISLKNYALFGDAISVDATYNFNQYKMVLVPFTGVYNHKCCITFAAGLIRNENAELFSRLFQNFVTAMGDRYPITIITDQCRGIKKAVKGVFGDKTRHRLCMWHIMKKLSNKVGPSISQDTTFFKEINSVVWDVEITPKEFESKWNSIISSYELCDNKWLKKMFKHHALWISAYIRDTYLGRILRTTSRSESENNFFGNFTNPHVTLVEFWMRFQTAMDAQRWKYSKVMADDKNCYPKLTTPLLLEKQASEFYTIVIFYIFQVEVQAACYTCGHLPSPNITGSENDHISIIDREKDKEYKVDLSDNKFSCSCKMFETIGILCRHVLWVLKDKGFDHIPKEYLALRWSKSATSHPLSNVVGTSVLADCVSIESRQNNISELWSEVFNGVSLVEDNEEHCDALFQLLRSFNEKLIILVKSGKSKDKKAEIEMLLGSKIPTEATVLPPIKVQE comes from the coding sequence ATGTGGGTGCTTCTTTACAAGattttaaaaaaatttcaagGGAGGTTAAGAAATACATCAAAGAATATGATTGCCCAGATGTTAATAGAGAACTTCATGCAAAAAAAGGCTATGTCTCCATCTTTCTATTTTGACTTTGATGTGGATGATCAAAGCAGAATAACTAAACTTTTCTGGGCAGATCCAATATCACTTAAAAATTATGCCCTTTTTGGTGATGCCATTTCTGTTGATGCCACTTATAActtcaaccaatataaaatggtgTTAGTCCCTTTCACGGGTGTTTATAACCATAAATGTTGCATTACTTTTGCAGCGGGTTTGATACGAAACGAAAATGCAGAATTATTTTCGAGGTTGTTTCAAAATTTTGTAACGGCTATGGGTGATCGCTATCCTATTACTATAATAACTGATCAATGCAGAGGCATCAAAAAAGCTGTTAAAGGTGTGTTTGGTGACAAAACACGCCACCGACTgtgtatgtggcatataatgaagaaGTTGTCTAACAAGGTTGGTCCATCGATTTCCCAAGACACAACCTTTTTTAAGGAAATAAACTCAGTTGTTTGGGATGTAGAGATCACTCCAAAAGAATTTGAATCGAAATGGAATTCGATAATTTCCTCATATGAGCTTTGTGATAACAAGTGGTTGAAGAAAATGTTTAAGCACCATGCTCTTTGGATTTCTGCTTACATTAGAGACACATATTTGGGCAGGATTTTGCGCACAACATCAAGGTCAGAGTCTGAAAATAACTTCTTTGGAAACTTCACCAACCCACATGTCACACTCgtcgagttttggatgcgtttccaAACAGCAATGGATGCTCAGAGATGGAAATATTCTAAGGTAATGGCTGATGATAAGAACtgttatccaaaattgacaacCCCTCTCCTTTTAGAAAAGCAAGCTTCTGAATTTTACACAATcgtcatattttatattttccaagtAGAAGTCCAAGCTGCATGTTATACTTGTGGCCATTTACCATCACCAAACATAACTGGTTCTGAGAATGATCATATTTCAATAATTGATCGTGAGAAAGACAAGGAATACAAAGTTGATTTAAGTGATAATAAGTTTTCTTGTTCTTGTAAGATGTTTGAAACAATCGGGATACTCTGTAGGCACGTTTTATGGGTGTTGAAGGATAAGGGATTTGATCATATACCTAAAGAGTATTTAGCACTTAGATGGAGCAAATCTGCAACCTCCCACCCTCTTTCTAATGTTGTTGGAACATCTGTCCTAGCTGATTGTGTGTCAATCGAGAGCCGCCAGAACAATATAAGTGAATTATGGTCGGAGGTATTTAATGGAGTCTCACTTGTTGAGGATAATGAGGAACATTGTGATGCGCTATTTCAATTGCTCCGGAGTTTCAATGAAAagttgattattttagttaagtctgggaagtcaaaagataagaaaGCTGAGATTGAGATGCTTCTTgggtcaaaaataccaactgaagCTACTGTTCTACCACCTATAAAAGTGCAAGAATAA